In a genomic window of Ipomoea triloba cultivar NCNSP0323 chromosome 3, ASM357664v1:
- the LOC116013969 gene encoding transcription factor bHLH110-like, with translation MESSNLYHHHHHQLQEQCFGYGLSSLLDWNPSVSIDEDDEYYKRHLDGLMFPVLSPSSADAIPAAIQQQYYHQPTTNVVPQHENYYSEQTGISMSSSSHCNIIPVNSDYVVKREQHNSFDLNHNIFLGAPGAGRQIPIPAPRFANMNSSNNSPPPSLLSSISAAYTEFPGDNTTSYFGFANIHEPIHSPSSSSNKVSNAKRVSGAAMESHQQPKKPRTGSQRSSCPVLKVRKEKLGDRIAALHRLVAPFGKTDTASVLTEAIGYIQFLHDQIQALSLPYMKSSGAGSHHPHRTSRVQAPNMKNEEGKTTLDLKSRGLCLVPLSLTSYITSCQGIYMATHN, from the exons ATGGAGTCTTCAAAtctttatcatcatcatcatcatcagcttCAAGAACAGTGTTTTGGCTATGGACTGTCGTCCCTACTTGACTGGAATCCAAGCGTATCCAT cgatgaagatgatgagtacTATAAGCGACATTTGGATGGATTAATGTTTCCTGTGTTGTCGCCGTCGTCGGCGGATGCAATTCCGGCAGCAATACAGCAGCAGTACTATCATCAACCGACCACCAATGTAGTACCGCAACATGAAAACTACTACTCCGAGCAGACAGGAATAAGCATGTCGTCCTCGTCGCACTGCAATATCATCCCGGTCAACTCGGACTATGTCGTCAAACGCGAGCAACATAACTCCTTTGACCTAAACCACAATATTTTTCTCGGAGCACCGGGGGCCGGCCGCCAAATTCCAATTCCTGCGCCTAGGTTTGCAAATATGAATTCTTCTAATAATTCTCCGCCGCCTTCACTGCTTTCTTCAATCTCCGCCGCCTACACAGAGTTTCCCGGCGACAACACTACCTCGTATTTCGGCTTCGCTAACATTCATGAACCAATTCATAGCCCATCCAGCAGTTCCAACAAA GTTTCAAACGCAAAGAGGGTATCGGGGGCGGCAATGGAATCTCATCAACAACCTAAGAAGCCACGAACCGGATCACAACGATCTTCATGTCCAGTGCTCAAG GTGAGGAAAGAAAAACTTGGAGACAGGATAGCAGCTCTACACAGATTAGTGGCACCTTTTGGCAAG ACAGATACAGCCTCCGTGCTGACAGAAGCCATTGGCTACATCCAGTTCCTTCATGACCAGATCCAG GCATTGAGCTTGCCGTACATGAAATCATCTGGAGCTGGCAGCCACCACCCTCACCGGACAAGCCGA GTACAGGCACCGAACATGAAGAATGAAGAAGGCAAGACAACATTGGATCTGAAAAGTAGAGGATTATGTCTTGTACCATTATCTCTTACATCGTACATCACTTCTTGCCAAGGAATATATATGGCCACACACAACTAA
- the LOC116013971 gene encoding LOW QUALITY PROTEIN: proteasome subunit beta type-1-like (The sequence of the model RefSeq protein was modified relative to this genomic sequence to represent the inferred CDS: substituted 3 bases at 3 genomic stop codons), whose protein sequence is MTKQQAQWDPYENNGGTCVAVAGADYCVVAADTRMSTGYNILTRDYSKIVRLADTCVMASSGFQADVRALQKLLASRHLIYQHQHNKQMSCPAMAQFLANTLYYTRFFPYYSFNVVSGLDDEGKTLHSSKDHKEIKPANLXHCGCXVYXLDWDCLFFSCTLSEEAIDLVKTCFASATERDIYTGDMVEIVILNHDGVRLEEMELRKD, encoded by the exons ATGACGAAACAGCAAGCACAGTGGGATCCTTATGAAAACAATGGCGG GACCTGCGTTGCCGTAGCTGGTGCAGATTACTGCGTGGTCGCAGCCGACACTCGGATGTCCACTGGCTACAACATTCTTACTCGCGATTACTCCAAAATTGTCAGGCT AGCGGATACATGTGTGATGGCATCCTCAGGGTTTCAGGCTGATGTGAGAGCTTTGCAAAAGCTTTTAGCATCCAGGCATTTG ATTTATCAACATCAGCACAATAAACAGATGAGCTGCCCTGCAATGGCTCAGTTCCTTGCAAACACCTTATACTACACGCGATTTTTCCCCTACTACTCTTTCAATGTTGTCAGTGGCCTTGATGATGAAGGTAAGACATTACATTCttcaaaggaccacaaggagataaAACCTGctaacttgtaacattgtggttgCTAAGTCTACTAACTTGATTGGGATTGCCTCTTCTTCAGTTGTACTTTAAGTGAAGAAGCTATTGATTTGGTGAAAACATGCTTTGCATCAGCCACAGAAAGAGATATTTACACT GGCGATATGGTGGAGATAGTCATATTGAATCATGACGGTGTTCGACTCGAAGAAATGGAGCTTAGGAAAGACTGA